The Electrophorus electricus isolate fEleEle1 chromosome 19, fEleEle1.pri, whole genome shotgun sequence genome has a segment encoding these proteins:
- the LOC113585166 gene encoding uncharacterized protein LOC113585166 has translation MGCSNSRKVDDAQPLIPLINHKGQYIEDPPLFNELNLVIIGSHCSGKNTVANVILRHNAFSFWTRFSKYRVKKSGEVFGRRIQLIRVPGWTGDLSVSVHNQKRTKQQLVTSVQSNFETGPHAVLLALDVNSTITDTTRKTLESLLTEEIWDHTVVIFTHGEKLYDITIKDQIHVNQLSELIERCGKRYHVLHNSMPTKQSAELIETLEYFIADKDAPVKFSLFDQVMGNGDLEEQQSLIERLRNKIKSLKEFKTSLSVKGSHHSSQSLIESKNAEIRRLQNILKKREHDLQRLKTQLQQTQNGNLLNSVVSSRCTDCEKKDEELCRLHEELSKLKTIVEAHNQSSGQGQPSELNTMAWSHKTQRLPTNLFERPPSCAHELHSDNLREWPLTLSNVLGDLNDSQFKRMKSLMHFREDWRIPESLLDDKDRDSLALLLIQTWGEKQCIINIKNIIKEIPRNDNSMKKLIMPYLEEIGEIW, from the exons ATGGGATGCAGTAATT CAAGAAAAGTTGATGATGCACAACCTTTAATACCTTTAATCAACCATAAAGGCCAATATATTGAGG ATCCTCCCCTATTCAATGAGCTGAACCTTGTGATCATTGGTAGTCATTGTTCTGGGAAGAATACAGTTGCCAATGTTATCCTTCGACACAATGCCTTCTCATTTTGGACACGCTTTTCTAAGTACCGTGTAAAAAAGAGTGGAGAAGTATTTGGAAGGAGAATTCAATTGATTCGTGTCCCTGGGTGGACTGGAGACCTGTCTGTATCTGTTCATAAtcaaaaaagaacaaagcaaCAGCTTGTAACTTCTGTGCAGTCAAACTTTGAAACAGGACCTCATGCAGTACTCTTAGCACTTGATGTAAATTCCACTATCACAGACACAACCCGAAAGACACTAGAAAGCCTTCTTACTGAAGAAATTTGGGATCATACAGTAGTGATCTTCACTCATGGAGAAAAACTTTATGACATTACCATTAAGGATCAAATCCATGTTAATCAACTTTCTGAACTAATAGAGAGATGTGGTAAAAGGTATCATGTTCTTCACAACAGTATGCCAACAAAACAGAGTGCAGAGTTGATCGAAACTCTTGAGTACTTCATTGCAGACAAAGATGCACCTGTTAAATTTTCCTTGTTTGATCAGGTAATGGGGAATGGTGACCTGGAAGAGCAGCAATCATTAATAGAAAGacttagaaataaaataaaatctctaaAAGAATTCAAAACAAGTTTGTCAGTAAAGGGCAGTCACCACAGCTCTCAGAGTTTGATTGAATctaaaaatgcagaaattagAAGACTGCAAAATATTCTAAAGAAGAGAGAACATGATCTTCAAAGGTTAAAGACCCAGCTCCAACAGACACAGAATGGCAATCTTCTCAACTCAGTGGTGTCCTCCAGATGTACtgactgtgaaaaaaaagatgaggaATTATGTCGTTTACATGAAGAACTTTCCAAGTTGAAAACAATAGTAGAGGCACACAATCAAAGCTCTGGCCAAGGACAACCTTCTGAACTGAATACTATGGCCTGGTCACATAAAACACAGAGGCTTCCCACAAACTTATTTGAACGGCCTCCATCAT GTGCCCATGAACTACATTCAGACAATCTACGTGAGTGGCCACTTACACTCAGCAATGTCTTGGGTGACCTAAATGATTCCCAATTCAAAAGAATGAAGTCCTTAATGCATTTTCGAGAGGACTGGAGAATCCCTGAAAGCTTATTGGATGACAAGGACAGAGATTCACTGGCTCTTCTTCTGATTCAAACCTGGGGTGAAAAGCAGTGTATTATCAACATCAAAAATATTATAAAGGAGATTCCACGTAATGACAACAGCATGAAAAAATTAATCATGCCATACTTGGAAGAAATTGGTGAAATCTGGTAA